In Massilistercora timonensis, the following are encoded in one genomic region:
- a CDS encoding Na/Pi cotransporter family protein gives MKTTDILMLLGGLALFLYGMQMMSNGLETAAGNKMKQILEKLTSNRIKGVLVGAIITAVIQSSSATTVMVVGFVNTGLMTLNQAVWVIMGANIGTTITGQLIALDIGAIAPLIAFLGVACIMFVKNEKVRHISSIFAGLGVLFIGMDMMGDAMAPLQDSATFINFMTTFKNPLMGIAIGAIFTALIQSSSASVGILQALASTGMIPLSSAVYILFGQNIGTCITAVLAAIGTRPNAKRTTIIHLMFNIIGTIIFTIISLTTPFVSIMEGITSDPVAQIANVHTTFNIITTLLLLPFGTYMAKLATKILPESQEESEQVQHLKYIVPFESNYTVGHATLVISQIQREVTRMIEKVKANVEASYNALLKGEGASLEEIEETEEYIDYLNTEISRYIVRLMSVEMSEDDTRRINNYYLALSNIERIGDHAMNIAEYTKNMKKWDISFSDDARTEIKKMKQVSMNILDVIDFTDATTPAAQLETISKYEFLMDDMEKKYRKRQIKRAKKGDCKAESGILFSELLTDFERIGDYALNIGELHADM, from the coding sequence ATGAAAACAACAGACATCCTGATGTTGCTCGGCGGCCTGGCCCTCTTCCTCTATGGAATGCAGATGATGAGCAACGGCCTTGAGACGGCTGCAGGAAACAAGATGAAGCAGATCCTGGAGAAACTGACCTCCAACCGGATCAAGGGTGTACTGGTAGGCGCCATCATCACCGCCGTGATCCAGTCCTCCTCCGCCACCACCGTCATGGTAGTAGGCTTTGTAAACACCGGTCTTATGACCCTGAACCAGGCAGTCTGGGTCATCATGGGCGCCAACATCGGTACCACCATCACCGGTCAGCTGATCGCCCTGGACATCGGGGCCATCGCTCCCCTCATCGCCTTCCTTGGCGTTGCCTGTATCATGTTTGTTAAAAATGAAAAGGTCCGGCATATCAGTTCCATCTTCGCCGGACTGGGTGTGCTGTTCATCGGTATGGATATGATGGGAGACGCCATGGCGCCTCTCCAGGACTCAGCCACCTTCATCAACTTTATGACCACCTTTAAGAATCCGCTGATGGGGATCGCCATCGGAGCCATCTTTACCGCTCTGATCCAGTCCTCCTCCGCGTCCGTTGGTATCCTGCAGGCCCTGGCTTCCACAGGGATGATTCCTTTGTCCAGCGCAGTATATATCCTGTTCGGACAGAACATCGGTACCTGTATCACCGCAGTGCTGGCGGCTATCGGCACACGGCCCAACGCCAAGCGGACTACCATCATCCACCTGATGTTCAATATCATCGGAACCATTATCTTTACCATCATCAGCCTGACGACCCCGTTCGTCTCCATTATGGAAGGCATAACATCCGATCCGGTGGCTCAGATCGCCAACGTGCACACCACGTTCAACATCATTACCACCCTGCTTCTCCTTCCATTCGGCACTTATATGGCCAAACTGGCCACCAAGATCCTTCCGGAGAGCCAGGAAGAGAGCGAACAAGTCCAGCACCTCAAATACATCGTGCCCTTCGAGAGCAACTATACGGTTGGTCACGCCACTCTGGTCATCTCTCAGATCCAGCGTGAGGTAACCCGGATGATCGAGAAGGTAAAAGCAAATGTGGAAGCCAGCTATAACGCCCTCCTGAAAGGAGAGGGGGCTTCTCTGGAGGAGATCGAGGAGACCGAGGAATACATCGACTATCTGAACACAGAGATATCCAGGTATATCGTCCGCCTTATGTCCGTGGAAATGTCAGAGGATGACACCCGCCGGATCAACAACTACTACCTTGCTCTCAGCAACATCGAGCGCATCGGCGACCATGCCATGAACATTGCGGAATATACCAAGAATATGAAGAAATGGGACATCTCTTTCTCAGATGACGCCCGCACCGAGATCAAGAAGATGAAACAGGTCAGCATGAACATCCTGGATGTCATCGACTTCACAGACGCCACCACTCCTGCCGCCCAGCTGGAGACCATCTCCAAATACGAATTCCTGATGGACGACATGGAGAAGAAATACCGGAAGCGTCAGATCAAGCGTGCCAAGAAAGGAGACTGCAAGGCCGAGTCCGGCATTCTGTTCTCCGAACTTCTCACCGATTTCGAACGGATCGGCGACTACGCCCTGAATATCGGGGAACTGCACGCAGACATGTAA
- the sigG gene encoding RNA polymerase sporulation sigma factor SigG — translation MAQGKVEICGVNTASLPVLGEEEKEALFARIKEGDQEAKEEYIKGNLRLVLSVIKRFGASGENPDDLFQIGCIGLIKAVNNFNTELDVKFSTYAVPMIIGEIRRYMRDNNSIRVSRSLRDTAYKAIYAKENYVRRNLKEPTVQEIADEIGISKEDIVFALDAIQAPMSLQEPVYNDGGDALYVMDQVSDTKNREEKWVEKLSLEAAMDHLDERERHIIRLRFFEGKTQMEVAEEIKISQAQVSRLEKNALRIMRQYLK, via the coding sequence ATGGCACAGGGAAAAGTAGAGATATGCGGGGTGAATACGGCCAGTCTTCCGGTGCTGGGGGAGGAGGAAAAGGAAGCGCTGTTCGCCCGGATCAAAGAGGGGGATCAGGAGGCGAAAGAAGAGTACATCAAAGGGAATCTGCGGCTGGTGCTCAGTGTGATCAAGCGTTTTGGCGCCAGCGGGGAGAACCCGGACGATCTCTTCCAGATCGGCTGTATCGGGCTTATCAAGGCGGTAAATAATTTTAACACAGAACTGGATGTGAAGTTCAGCACCTACGCGGTACCTATGATCATCGGAGAGATCCGCCGCTATATGCGGGACAATAATTCCATCCGGGTGAGCCGGTCCCTGCGGGATACGGCATACAAGGCCATCTACGCCAAAGAAAATTACGTCCGCCGGAACTTAAAGGAGCCCACGGTGCAGGAGATCGCGGATGAGATCGGCATTTCCAAGGAGGATATCGTCTTCGCCCTGGACGCCATCCAGGCGCCCATGAGTCTGCAGGAGCCAGTCTATAACGACGGGGGCGATGCGCTCTATGTGATGGACCAGGTGAGCGATACAAAGAACCGGGAAGAAAAGTGGGTGGAGAAGCTTTCCCTGGAAGCGGCCATGGACCACCTGGATGAACGGGAGCGGCACATCATCCGGCTGCGGTTCTTCGAGGGGAAGACCCAGATGGAGGTGGCAGAGGAGATCAAGATCTCCCAGGCCCAGGTGAGCCGCCTGGAGAAAAACGCCCTGCGGATCATGCGCCAGTATCTCAAGTAG
- a CDS encoding HAD family hydrolase — protein MTRAFIFDLDGTLADTLESLVFSVKATLREMGLDEITDEQCRHFVGNGARYLMDHAIRAAGDPEGERLDEAMEVYGRIFDKNCTYHVTPYAGMEDVLHRLKEKGIRLAVLSNKPHRQTVKVVEAVFGKELFDCAQGQQEGVKRKPDPAGIYRILEKLGVSVEDCVYVGDSEVDLETGKRAGVRTVSVGWGFRTRKELEDAGAGRILERTEELLEYEDQ, from the coding sequence ATGACGAGAGCTTTTATTTTTGATCTGGACGGAACCCTTGCTGATACGCTGGAATCGCTGGTCTTCTCGGTGAAGGCCACGCTGCGGGAGATGGGTCTTGATGAGATCACAGACGAACAGTGCAGACATTTTGTGGGGAACGGGGCCAGATACCTGATGGACCACGCTATCCGCGCCGCGGGAGACCCGGAGGGAGAGCGGCTGGATGAGGCCATGGAGGTCTATGGACGTATATTTGATAAGAACTGTACATATCATGTAACACCTTACGCCGGAATGGAGGATGTGCTGCATAGATTGAAGGAGAAGGGGATCCGCCTGGCGGTCCTCTCCAATAAGCCGCACAGGCAGACGGTGAAGGTGGTGGAAGCGGTCTTTGGAAAGGAGCTTTTCGACTGCGCCCAGGGGCAGCAGGAGGGCGTGAAGCGCAAACCTGACCCGGCGGGGATCTACCGGATTCTGGAGAAGCTGGGGGTATCGGTGGAAGACTGCGTGTATGTGGGAGACTCTGAGGTGGATCTGGAGACCGGGAAACGGGCCGGTGTGCGCACTGTCTCTGTAGGCTGGGGATTCCGGACCCGGAAGGAGCTTGAGGACGCAGGAGCCGGAAGGATCCTGGAGCGGACGGAAGAACTGCTGGAATATGAGGATCAGTAA
- a CDS encoding glyoxalase encodes MYEYDEECLKTFLEHQSQLFDEPVAETLEEAEAFLEDCMAVVADSLEDVCRFFEEEGMDTEGMSPEEVGEASEVFPLSDGRYLIVEG; translated from the coding sequence ATGTACGAGTATGATGAAGAATGCCTGAAAACATTCCTGGAACATCAGTCTCAGCTGTTTGACGAGCCGGTGGCGGAGACTCTGGAGGAAGCGGAAGCCTTCCTTGAGGACTGTATGGCGGTGGTGGCGGACAGCCTGGAGGACGTCTGCCGGTTCTTCGAAGAGGAAGGGATGGATACAGAAGGAATGTCTCCGGAAGAAGTGGGGGAGGCTTCCGAGGTATTTCCTCTCTCTGACGGTCGTTACCTGATCGTGGAAGGATAA
- the pth gene encoding aminoacyl-tRNA hydrolase yields the protein MFIIAGLGNPGARYQGTRHNAGFSVIDALADKYNISVDGKKARAYVGKGIIAGQKVILAKPQTYMNLSGESIRGLTDYYKIDVEQELLVIYDDISLAPGQIRIRKKGSAGGHNGMKNIIAHLGGQVFPRIKVGVGEKPRNFDLADYVLSRFSPQDQEAMEEGYEKAVRAAEMILAGEVDGAMNEYNRKVKPGEN from the coding sequence ATGTTTATCATAGCAGGACTTGGAAATCCGGGAGCGCGCTACCAGGGAACCAGGCATAACGCCGGGTTTTCTGTCATAGATGCCCTGGCGGACAAATACAATATCTCTGTAGACGGGAAGAAGGCAAGGGCTTATGTAGGAAAAGGGATCATTGCCGGCCAGAAGGTGATCCTGGCAAAGCCTCAGACTTATATGAATTTAAGTGGGGAGAGCATCCGGGGCCTGACGGATTACTACAAGATCGACGTGGAGCAGGAACTTCTGGTGATCTACGACGACATCAGCCTGGCGCCCGGCCAGATCCGGATCCGCAAGAAGGGAAGCGCGGGCGGCCATAACGGGATGAAAAATATCATTGCCCATTTGGGGGGACAGGTGTTCCCGCGGATCAAGGTGGGCGTGGGGGAAAAGCCCAGGAATTTCGACCTGGCGGACTATGTGCTCAGCCGTTTCTCCCCCCAGGATCAGGAGGCCATGGAAGAAGGATACGAGAAAGCAGTCCGGGCGGCGGAGATGATCCTGGCAGGAGAAGTGGACGGGGCGATGAATGAATATAACAGAAAAGTTAAACCGGGGGAGAATTAG
- the mfd gene encoding transcription-repair coupling factor, protein MQALIGPLKELAEFEEICKKKMDGPGMLKITGCVSSQKTHMMYALGDGCPYKVIACSSETKAKQVYEEYRFLSGETYLYPAKDLLFYQADLRNKALVKERMEVLQAVITRPALTVVTSFDAFMDVLLPREVLADRAIRIGADSTVDMAELERKLAGIGYDREAQIEGPGQFAVRGGILDVYPLTAELPVRIELWGDEVDSIRSFDVETQRSIENLTEVWIYPAAEFPGEGEKGVSFLDYFPVKDTLLFLDEPVRLLEKGQAVEEEFLEAQKRRVESGMEVTEEEARLYTTRELAARMDGYSSIGMCALDMAGKGFAQRGSYSIQAKSVNPYNSSFDLLTRDLKRLKRNGYRVVLLSGSRTRARRLAEDLRDYNLSSYYSDDLDREVLPGELMTAYGHVGTGYEYPLLKFTVISETDIFGKVKKKRRHRTYEGRKIQDFAQLKPGDYVVHENHGLGIYRGIEKIQVDKVAKDYMKISYAQGGNLYIPATQLDLIQKYAGSDAKKPKLNRLGTQEWNKTKTRVRGAVREIARDLVELYAARQNQEGYAYGEDTVWQKEFEEMFPFEETEDQLLAIQAVKRDMQSHRIMDRLICGDVGYGKTEIAIRAAFKAVQEDKQVVYLVPTTILAQQHYNTFLQRMKDFPVRVDLLCRFRTSAQQKKTIEDLKKGLVDIVIGTHRVLSQDVKFKDLGLLVIDEEQRFGVQHKEKIKKLKENVDVMTLTATPIPRTLHMSLIGIRDMSVLEEAPEDRLPIQTYVMEYNEEMVREAIERECARQGQVYYVYNRVEDIGEVTARIQKLVPEYTVAYAHGQMKEHELERIMYDFIGGDIDVLVSTTIIETGLDISNVNTMIIHDADRMGLSQLYQLRGRVGRSGRMAYAFLLYRRDKLLKEVAEKRLAAIREFTDLGSGFKIAMRDLEIRGAGNLLGAEQHGHMEAVGYDLYCKMLNEAVKHLKGEMEEETYTTTMDLDVDAYIPDSYIPNEYQKLDIYKRIAAIESQEEVEDMKDELLDRFGDIPKKVDTLLEISLLKALAHSAYVTAVEQKGEAYEFVMYEKAPVLPERIPALVESFRGELSFRADSEHPGFTYRKKRKSGAEKNADSLEIVKKVLIGIKGLIDH, encoded by the coding sequence ATGCAAGCCTTGATCGGGCCGCTTAAGGAACTGGCGGAATTTGAAGAGATCTGTAAAAAGAAAATGGACGGGCCGGGGATGCTTAAGATCACCGGCTGCGTCTCTTCCCAGAAAACCCATATGATGTACGCACTTGGCGATGGCTGTCCTTATAAAGTCATCGCTTGTTCCAGTGAGACAAAAGCAAAACAGGTCTATGAAGAATACCGGTTCCTTAGCGGGGAGACTTATCTGTACCCGGCCAAGGACCTTCTGTTCTACCAGGCGGATCTTAGGAATAAGGCGCTGGTGAAGGAGCGGATGGAGGTGCTCCAGGCGGTGATCACACGCCCGGCCCTTACCGTGGTGACCAGTTTTGACGCTTTTATGGACGTTCTGCTTCCAAGAGAGGTTCTGGCGGACCGGGCCATACGGATCGGAGCGGACAGCACGGTAGATATGGCAGAGCTGGAGCGGAAGCTTGCGGGGATCGGCTACGACCGGGAAGCCCAGATCGAGGGCCCGGGCCAATTTGCTGTGCGGGGCGGGATCCTGGACGTTTATCCGCTGACAGCGGAGCTGCCGGTGCGGATCGAACTGTGGGGAGACGAGGTGGATTCCATCCGGTCCTTTGATGTGGAGACCCAGCGATCCATTGAAAATCTGACGGAAGTGTGGATCTATCCGGCGGCGGAATTCCCGGGAGAAGGAGAGAAAGGAGTGTCCTTCCTGGATTATTTCCCGGTCAAAGATACCCTTTTATTCCTGGATGAGCCGGTGCGTCTCCTGGAGAAGGGGCAGGCAGTGGAGGAAGAGTTTCTGGAAGCCCAGAAGCGGCGGGTGGAAAGCGGAATGGAGGTTACGGAAGAAGAGGCGCGGCTCTATACCACCCGGGAGCTTGCGGCCAGGATGGATGGGTACAGCAGTATCGGGATGTGCGCTCTGGACATGGCGGGGAAAGGATTTGCCCAGCGGGGCTCTTATTCCATCCAGGCCAAAAGCGTCAATCCCTACAACAGCAGCTTCGATCTTCTGACCCGTGACTTAAAGCGGCTGAAACGAAACGGCTACCGGGTGGTGCTCTTGTCCGGCTCCCGGACCCGGGCCCGGCGTCTGGCGGAGGATCTGCGGGATTATAACTTAAGCAGCTATTACAGTGACGACCTGGATCGGGAAGTGCTTCCCGGGGAGCTTATGACGGCCTACGGCCACGTAGGGACCGGGTATGAATATCCGCTTCTGAAATTTACCGTGATCTCAGAGACGGATATCTTCGGCAAGGTAAAGAAAAAGCGCAGGCACAGGACTTACGAGGGGCGCAAGATCCAGGATTTTGCCCAGCTCAAACCCGGGGACTATGTGGTCCATGAGAACCACGGGCTTGGCATCTACCGGGGGATCGAGAAGATCCAGGTGGATAAGGTGGCCAAAGATTATATGAAGATCTCCTATGCCCAGGGCGGGAACCTCTATATCCCGGCTACCCAGCTGGATCTGATCCAGAAGTATGCCGGATCGGACGCTAAGAAGCCAAAACTCAACCGGCTGGGCACTCAGGAGTGGAACAAGACCAAGACCCGGGTGCGTGGCGCGGTAAGAGAGATCGCCAGAGACCTGGTGGAACTCTACGCGGCACGGCAGAACCAGGAAGGGTATGCTTATGGAGAGGATACGGTCTGGCAGAAGGAATTTGAAGAAATGTTTCCCTTTGAGGAGACAGAGGACCAGCTTCTGGCTATCCAGGCGGTGAAGCGGGATATGCAGAGCCACCGGATCATGGACCGGCTGATCTGCGGGGACGTGGGCTACGGGAAGACGGAGATCGCCATCCGGGCGGCTTTCAAGGCAGTCCAGGAGGATAAGCAGGTGGTGTATCTGGTGCCCACCACCATCCTTGCCCAGCAGCACTACAATACCTTCCTGCAGCGGATGAAGGACTTCCCCGTGCGGGTGGATCTTCTGTGTCGGTTCCGCACCAGCGCCCAGCAGAAGAAGACCATCGAAGACCTGAAGAAAGGGCTGGTGGACATTGTGATCGGCACCCATCGGGTCTTAAGTCAGGACGTGAAATTCAAGGACCTGGGGCTTCTGGTCATCGATGAGGAACAGCGCTTTGGGGTGCAGCACAAGGAGAAGATCAAGAAATTAAAGGAAAATGTGGACGTGATGACCCTGACGGCTACCCCCATCCCCCGGACCCTCCATATGAGCCTGATCGGCATCCGGGACATGAGCGTGCTGGAGGAGGCGCCGGAGGACCGGCTCCCCATCCAGACCTATGTGATGGAGTACAATGAAGAGATGGTGCGGGAAGCCATCGAGCGGGAGTGCGCAAGACAGGGACAGGTGTATTATGTATACAACCGGGTGGAGGACATCGGGGAAGTGACCGCCCGCATCCAGAAGCTGGTGCCGGAATATACGGTAGCCTACGCCCACGGCCAGATGAAGGAGCATGAGCTGGAGCGGATCATGTACGACTTCATCGGAGGGGACATCGATGTGCTGGTGTCCACCACCATCATCGAGACCGGGCTTGACATCTCCAATGTGAACACCATGATCATCCACGACGCGGACCGGATGGGCCTGTCCCAGCTCTATCAGCTGCGGGGACGGGTGGGCCGTTCCGGAAGGATGGCTTACGCCTTCCTTCTGTACCGCAGGGATAAACTTCTAAAAGAGGTGGCGGAGAAGCGTCTGGCAGCTATCCGGGAATTCACCGATCTTGGCTCCGGATTTAAGATCGCCATGCGGGATCTGGAGATCCGGGGAGCGGGAAATCTTCTGGGAGCAGAGCAACACGGCCACATGGAGGCAGTGGGATACGACCTGTACTGCAAGATGCTCAACGAGGCGGTGAAGCATCTGAAGGGAGAGATGGAAGAAGAAACCTATACCACCACCATGGATCTGGATGTGGACGCCTATATTCCCGATTCCTATATCCCCAATGAATATCAGAAGCTGGATATCTATAAAAGGATCGCGGCCATCGAGTCCCAGGAGGAAGTGGAGGATATGAAAGACGAGCTTCTGGACCGTTTCGGAGATATTCCAAAGAAAGTAGACACCCTGCTGGAGATCTCCCTTCTCAAGGCCCTGGCCCACAGCGCCTATGTGACGGCAGTGGAGCAAAAAGGGGAGGCCTATGAGTTTGTCATGTATGAGAAAGCCCCAGTGCTTCCGGAGCGGATCCCGGCCCTTGTTGAGTCTTTCCGGGGAGAATTGTCCTTCCGGGCGGATTCGGAGCATCCCGGGTTCACTTACCGGAAGAAGAGAAAAAGCGGCGCTGAGAAGAACGCAGACAGCCTGGAAATTGTGAAAAAAGTTTTAATTGGGATAAAAGGATTGATAGACCACTGA
- a CDS encoding peptidyl-prolyl cis-trans isomerase gives MKKKAVILFLSAMLAAGSLTGCGSLDENAVAVSVNDKELTADVANFYARYMQAQYESYYGAYMGDDMWNTEAEEGETYEESVKNGAKESLEIMLLCEEHMDDYEVSLSDGEKEEIAKLAKEFDEDNSLDDKEKVSGSAETAERLLTLIAIQGKVQEAIEAGADTEVSDEEAAQKAMQYAYFTYTTTDDSGAVQDLSDEEKEEAKANAEAFVQDVKGGADFEKSAEEHGGDISEATFDAESNVPSEEVVAAADQLKKGENTGVIETDAGCYVAKVTSLLDKDATQDKKDEIVEERKAQLYQDTCEGWREEADIKEHDSVWKKIDFNDLSVTIKQSSEEPYADAVQTDDQAEAQESAQETE, from the coding sequence ATGAAAAAGAAGGCGGTTATCCTGTTTTTGTCAGCTATGCTTGCTGCGGGGAGCCTGACCGGGTGCGGATCTCTGGATGAGAACGCGGTGGCGGTCAGCGTCAATGACAAGGAGCTGACGGCAGATGTGGCGAATTTCTACGCCAGATATATGCAGGCCCAGTATGAGAGCTATTATGGCGCATATATGGGTGATGATATGTGGAACACCGAGGCGGAAGAAGGAGAGACCTATGAAGAGTCGGTGAAGAACGGAGCCAAAGAGTCCCTGGAGATCATGCTGCTGTGTGAGGAACACATGGATGACTATGAGGTGTCGTTAAGCGACGGCGAGAAGGAAGAGATCGCCAAGCTGGCCAAGGAGTTTGACGAGGATAATTCTCTGGACGACAAGGAGAAAGTCTCTGGAAGCGCCGAGACGGCAGAACGGCTTCTGACGCTGATCGCCATCCAGGGCAAGGTGCAGGAGGCTATTGAGGCAGGCGCGGATACGGAAGTTTCTGACGAGGAAGCCGCCCAGAAGGCGATGCAGTATGCTTACTTTACTTATACTACCACCGATGACAGCGGAGCAGTTCAGGATCTGTCCGACGAGGAGAAGGAAGAGGCGAAAGCCAATGCAGAAGCCTTTGTCCAGGATGTAAAAGGAGGCGCGGATTTTGAAAAATCAGCCGAAGAGCATGGCGGGGATATTTCAGAGGCCACTTTTGATGCAGAGTCCAACGTCCCCTCCGAGGAAGTGGTGGCTGCCGCGGATCAGCTTAAAAAGGGAGAAAATACAGGTGTGATCGAGACAGACGCCGGCTGCTATGTGGCCAAGGTGACCAGTCTCCTTGATAAGGACGCTACACAGGATAAAAAGGACGAGATCGTGGAAGAGCGCAAGGCCCAGCTTTATCAGGATACCTGTGAAGGCTGGAGGGAAGAAGCGGATATCAAAGAGCACGACAGCGTGTGGAAGAAGATTGATTTCAACGATCTGAGCGTGACCATCAAGCAGTCTTCCGAGGAGCCTTACGCGGATGCGGTCCAGACGGACGATCAGGCGGAGGCCCAGGAGAGCGCACAAGAAACAGAATAA
- a CDS encoding IS110 family transposase, translating into MIYVGIDVAKDKHDCFITNSEGEVLFQVFTIQNNRNGFDDLFSKIQSISSDVSNIKVGLEATGHYSYNLLGYLIDKGLTPFVINPLHTNLYRKSLSLRKTKTDKVDARTIAMMLMSDVNLKSYSDTSYHNEELKSLTRYRFDKVQERAQLKQSVSRLVTILFPELEKLVPTLHMASVYALLSELPAAREIASCHLTHLTKLLENASKGRYSREKAIEIREAARVSVGSDMPAKSLELRHTLRLICELDSEITEIESEIKQFMDPISSPILTIPGIGYRMGAMILAEIGDFSRFDSPDKILAYAGASPSTYQSGQMESSYSHMEKRGSRYLRYALINAAKYVCHWDETFGAYLQKKISEGKHYNVAITHAAKKLVRLIYAMEKSGKPYIKTA; encoded by the coding sequence ATGATCTACGTTGGAATTGATGTTGCTAAGGATAAGCATGACTGCTTTATCACTAACTCGGAGGGTGAAGTCCTCTTTCAGGTTTTTACCATTCAGAATAACCGGAATGGATTTGACGATCTTTTTTCCAAGATCCAATCCATTTCTTCAGATGTGTCCAATATAAAAGTAGGACTGGAAGCCACTGGACACTACTCTTACAACCTGCTCGGTTATCTCATTGACAAAGGTCTGACCCCCTTCGTCATCAATCCGCTCCACACAAATCTTTACAGAAAAAGTCTCAGCCTTAGAAAGACGAAAACGGATAAGGTCGATGCCCGAACCATTGCTATGATGCTCATGTCTGACGTGAACTTGAAGTCCTACTCAGACACATCTTACCACAATGAGGAGTTAAAGTCACTCACCCGTTACCGTTTTGATAAGGTTCAGGAACGTGCTCAACTTAAACAGTCTGTCTCCAGACTTGTCACGATTCTCTTCCCTGAATTGGAAAAACTTGTTCCCACGCTTCATATGGCTTCCGTATACGCCTTGCTTTCGGAACTACCTGCTGCCAGAGAAATTGCCTCCTGCCATCTGACACACCTGACGAAACTGTTGGAAAATGCCTCAAAAGGCCGTTACAGCAGGGAGAAAGCGATTGAAATACGGGAGGCTGCCAGAGTCTCCGTTGGCTCTGACATGCCTGCCAAGTCTCTGGAATTAAGGCACACACTCCGACTGATCTGCGAACTGGATTCCGAGATCACGGAAATCGAATCCGAGATCAAACAGTTCATGGATCCGATCTCCTCCCCCATCTTGACCATTCCCGGAATAGGCTACCGCATGGGTGCCATGATCCTGGCTGAAATCGGGGATTTCTCCCGCTTTGACTCACCAGATAAGATCCTGGCATACGCCGGAGCCTCTCCATCCACCTATCAATCAGGACAGATGGAATCCTCTTATTCCCATATGGAAAAGCGGGGCTCTCGCTATCTACGGTACGCTTTGATCAATGCAGCCAAATACGTTTGCCATTGGGATGAAACATTCGGTGCATACCTTCAGAAGAAGATTTCTGAAGGAAAACACTACAATGTTGCCATTACCCACGCCGCAAAAAAACTTGTACGGTTGATCTACGCAATGGAGAAATCTGGCAAACCTTACATAAAAACGGCATAA